In one Syntrophales bacterium genomic region, the following are encoded:
- the trxA gene encoding thioredoxin, translating to MSLIHVDDSNFEEEVIKSEKPTLVDFWAPWCGPCQTIGPIVEELAEEYQGRAKIVKLNVDDAPVTAAEYGVRSIPTLMLFKGSELQDTIVGLTSKDRLEDLLKKNM from the coding sequence ATGAGTTTAATACATGTGGATGACAGTAATTTTGAAGAAGAAGTAATTAAATCAGAAAAGCCGACTCTGGTCGATTTCTGGGCACCGTGGTGCGGTCCCTGTCAGACAATAGGACCAATCGTGGAAGAACTTGCGGAAGAATACCAGGGCAGAGCCAAGATTGTAAAACTGAATGTGGATGACGCCCCTGTGACGGCCGCCGAGTATGGTGTGCGGAGCATCCCAACTCTTATGCTCTTTAAAGGCAGTGAGTTGCAGGATACAATCGTTGGCCTTACGTCGAAGGATCGTCTGGAAGATCTATTAAAGAAAAATATGTAG